One stretch of Poecilia reticulata strain Guanapo linkage group LG21, Guppy_female_1.0+MT, whole genome shotgun sequence DNA includes these proteins:
- the LOC103457880 gene encoding galectin-3 isoform X1, translated as MDVSSTSNSQIPTLVSSILSTLSLPRISLLAPDPPLSPSPPSPSSQHADALCGGCPPSGSAPQSGGLWPTLPRSGAEFPAWPGQPTQSVPCWTGQPNTACWPAPQPAPVSVPAPISVSAPTQVITPPAPTATLVPAPVQVPTSAVQQPCQPCWPATQYQPSQQPAPIQTQVPAPPPAAATIHPGLPGWPAHPGWPYNPGQSGWPGQNPSMMAPHWLPPTSGPMSVPYNLNLARGVYDKMMMTILGYVKPNAKMFTVNFLRGNDIAFHINPRFNEGAKQVVVRNHKLGDRWGPEERDLKGPFPFAPGSPFEMKILCTPETFRVAVNNIPLFEFRHRIRELNQIDRINILNDVVLTYVNVETLP; from the exons ATGGATGTAAGCAGTACATCAAACTCTCAGATCCCCACACTG GTTTCCTCCATCTTGTCCACTCTGTCTCTTCCGCGTATCTCCCTGCTGGCTCCTGACCCtcctctctctccgtctccccCCTCTCCTTCGTCTCAGCATGCGGACGCTCTGTGTGGCGGCTGCCCGCCCTCTGGTTCTGCTCCGCAGTCCGGTGGCCTCTGGCCAACTCTGCCGCGGTCCGGAGCCGAGTTCCCTGCGTGGCCCGGGCAGCCCACCCAGTCCGTGCCGTGCTGGACCGGCCAACCAAACACCGCGTGCTGGCCCGCTCCCCAACCGGCTCCGGTTTCAGTTCCCGCTCCTATTTCAGTTTCCGCACCGACTCAAGTTATAACGCCACCAGCACCGACCGCAACCTTGGTACCAGCGCCAGTTCAGGTTCCTACTTCCGCAGTCCAGCAGCCCTGTCAGCCATGTTGGCCAGCCACGCAGTACCAGCCGTCCCAGCAGCCGGCTCCGATTCAAACCCAGGTGCCTGCTCCACCTCCGGCCGCCGCCACCATACACCCGGGCTTACCCGGCTGGCCTGCTCACCCTGGCTGGCCTTATAACCCGGGACAGTCAGGATGGCCCGGACAGAATCCGTCTATGATGGCGCCCCACTGGCTTCCCCCCACATCTGGACCTATG AGTGTGCCCTACAACTTAAACCTGGCTCGAGGAGTATATGACAAAATGATGATGACAATCCTGGGTTATGTCAAACCCAATGCCAAAAT GTTCACAGTCAACTTCCTGAGAGGCAACGACATTGCCTTTCACATCAACCCACGCTTTAACGAGGGGGCCAAGCAGGTGGTCGTCCGGAACCACAAATTGGGTGATCGCTGGGGCCCAGAGGAGAGGGACCTTAAGGGACCCTTCCCTTTCGCTCCTGGGAGCCCGTTTGAG ATGAAGATCCTGTGCACTCCAGAGACGTTCAGGGTGGCGGTAAACAACATCCCGCTGTTCGAGTTCCGCCACCGCATCCGAGAGCTGAACCAGATCGACCGGATCAACATCCTGAACGACGTCGTCCTCACCTACGTCAACGTGGAGACGCTTCCTTAG
- the LOC103457880 gene encoding galectin-3 isoform X2, protein MYKKTHNQAFFSPTDKLFLFRLGSMDVSSTSNSQIPTLHADALCGGCPPSGSAPQSGGLWPTLPRSGAEFPAWPGQPTQSVPCWTGQPNTACWPAPQPAPVSVPAPISVSAPTQVITPPAPTATLVPAPVQVPTSAVQQPCQPCWPATQYQPSQQPAPIQTQVPAPPPAAATIHPGLPGWPAHPGWPYNPGQSGWPGQNPSMMAPHWLPPTSGPMSVPYNLNLARGVYDKMMMTILGYVKPNAKMFTVNFLRGNDIAFHINPRFNEGAKQVVVRNHKLGDRWGPEERDLKGPFPFAPGSPFEMKILCTPETFRVAVNNIPLFEFRHRIRELNQIDRINILNDVVLTYVNVETLP, encoded by the exons atgtataaaaagacacataaccaggcatttttttctcctacaGACAAACTCTTCCTGTTTAGGTTAG GAAGCATGGATGTAAGCAGTACATCAAACTCTCAGATCCCCACACTG CATGCGGACGCTCTGTGTGGCGGCTGCCCGCCCTCTGGTTCTGCTCCGCAGTCCGGTGGCCTCTGGCCAACTCTGCCGCGGTCCGGAGCCGAGTTCCCTGCGTGGCCCGGGCAGCCCACCCAGTCCGTGCCGTGCTGGACCGGCCAACCAAACACCGCGTGCTGGCCCGCTCCCCAACCGGCTCCGGTTTCAGTTCCCGCTCCTATTTCAGTTTCCGCACCGACTCAAGTTATAACGCCACCAGCACCGACCGCAACCTTGGTACCAGCGCCAGTTCAGGTTCCTACTTCCGCAGTCCAGCAGCCCTGTCAGCCATGTTGGCCAGCCACGCAGTACCAGCCGTCCCAGCAGCCGGCTCCGATTCAAACCCAGGTGCCTGCTCCACCTCCGGCCGCCGCCACCATACACCCGGGCTTACCCGGCTGGCCTGCTCACCCTGGCTGGCCTTATAACCCGGGACAGTCAGGATGGCCCGGACAGAATCCGTCTATGATGGCGCCCCACTGGCTTCCCCCCACATCTGGACCTATG AGTGTGCCCTACAACTTAAACCTGGCTCGAGGAGTATATGACAAAATGATGATGACAATCCTGGGTTATGTCAAACCCAATGCCAAAAT GTTCACAGTCAACTTCCTGAGAGGCAACGACATTGCCTTTCACATCAACCCACGCTTTAACGAGGGGGCCAAGCAGGTGGTCGTCCGGAACCACAAATTGGGTGATCGCTGGGGCCCAGAGGAGAGGGACCTTAAGGGACCCTTCCCTTTCGCTCCTGGGAGCCCGTTTGAG ATGAAGATCCTGTGCACTCCAGAGACGTTCAGGGTGGCGGTAAACAACATCCCGCTGTTCGAGTTCCGCCACCGCATCCGAGAGCTGAACCAGATCGACCGGATCAACATCCTGAACGACGTCGTCCTCACCTACGTCAACGTGGAGACGCTTCCTTAG
- the LOC103457880 gene encoding galectin-3 isoform X3, translating into MDVSSTSNSQIPTLHADALCGGCPPSGSAPQSGGLWPTLPRSGAEFPAWPGQPTQSVPCWTGQPNTACWPAPQPAPVSVPAPISVSAPTQVITPPAPTATLVPAPVQVPTSAVQQPCQPCWPATQYQPSQQPAPIQTQVPAPPPAAATIHPGLPGWPAHPGWPYNPGQSGWPGQNPSMMAPHWLPPTSGPMSVPYNLNLARGVYDKMMMTILGYVKPNAKMFTVNFLRGNDIAFHINPRFNEGAKQVVVRNHKLGDRWGPEERDLKGPFPFAPGSPFEMKILCTPETFRVAVNNIPLFEFRHRIRELNQIDRINILNDVVLTYVNVETLP; encoded by the exons ATGGATGTAAGCAGTACATCAAACTCTCAGATCCCCACACTG CATGCGGACGCTCTGTGTGGCGGCTGCCCGCCCTCTGGTTCTGCTCCGCAGTCCGGTGGCCTCTGGCCAACTCTGCCGCGGTCCGGAGCCGAGTTCCCTGCGTGGCCCGGGCAGCCCACCCAGTCCGTGCCGTGCTGGACCGGCCAACCAAACACCGCGTGCTGGCCCGCTCCCCAACCGGCTCCGGTTTCAGTTCCCGCTCCTATTTCAGTTTCCGCACCGACTCAAGTTATAACGCCACCAGCACCGACCGCAACCTTGGTACCAGCGCCAGTTCAGGTTCCTACTTCCGCAGTCCAGCAGCCCTGTCAGCCATGTTGGCCAGCCACGCAGTACCAGCCGTCCCAGCAGCCGGCTCCGATTCAAACCCAGGTGCCTGCTCCACCTCCGGCCGCCGCCACCATACACCCGGGCTTACCCGGCTGGCCTGCTCACCCTGGCTGGCCTTATAACCCGGGACAGTCAGGATGGCCCGGACAGAATCCGTCTATGATGGCGCCCCACTGGCTTCCCCCCACATCTGGACCTATG AGTGTGCCCTACAACTTAAACCTGGCTCGAGGAGTATATGACAAAATGATGATGACAATCCTGGGTTATGTCAAACCCAATGCCAAAAT GTTCACAGTCAACTTCCTGAGAGGCAACGACATTGCCTTTCACATCAACCCACGCTTTAACGAGGGGGCCAAGCAGGTGGTCGTCCGGAACCACAAATTGGGTGATCGCTGGGGCCCAGAGGAGAGGGACCTTAAGGGACCCTTCCCTTTCGCTCCTGGGAGCCCGTTTGAG ATGAAGATCCTGTGCACTCCAGAGACGTTCAGGGTGGCGGTAAACAACATCCCGCTGTTCGAGTTCCGCCACCGCATCCGAGAGCTGAACCAGATCGACCGGATCAACATCCTGAACGACGTCGTCCTCACCTACGTCAACGTGGAGACGCTTCCTTAG